In the Fundulus heteroclitus isolate FHET01 chromosome 23, MU-UCD_Fhet_4.1, whole genome shotgun sequence genome, AGCTACTTATTAAGACATGCGTTGATTTAAAAGGTTCGGTTGCGTTTTTGTGTGGGGGTGGAAATATTTCTGACTTTTTCCCTTGTGTGTTGGTTCTGTTCAGGTGAACGTCCCGAAGACCCGCAGGACTTACTGCAAAAAGTGCAAGAAGCACCAGCCCCACAAGGTGACCCAGTACAAGAAGGGAAAGGATTCCCTTTATGCACAGGGTAAATAATTTCCCCACATACAATGAGTGGATCTGATGCaaagctttgtttaaaaaaaaactgcttcagcttttgtttacatttggtCACACTAAAAACGTGTATTTTGCAGTAAATTAATATAATGGATCAATAAGTGGTACATAATCGTAAATAAGTTGGAAAGCAGATCCAGGACCAGAAGCTGTctacttatttttgtttatgtaATCTCGATTTCATCTCATTATACACAGTGTATATTAACTTTgggtgagctgcagagatccacagctcaggtgggagggtTACTAACAGTTGTGCACTCAAATCTCGGCCAGGAGGCAAAAGAGTGATTGGGAGCGAGGTTCTCCGTTCCACAGGATAATCATCTACATACAAACATCCatccagagctacagtggaccAGATTAGACCATATTCATAGATTAAAATGATCCAAACTCGGACCTAAATGAATACAGTTCAGTTTATAGTGCCAGTCCCCAACACattgtctcaaggcactttcttCAATCAAATCACTCAGGTTGGTTAGAGAGCGTTAAAAGGAAACCAGgaagattgcattgagtcactGGCTTGCAGCATTGACTCCTGGATGAGCACGCAgtgacagtggacagttgcattgtcgttgactttgcagtaGGGCTTAGCGATAAATCGATTTCATCGATTAatgtaaatttacattttattaagatAACATGTTTGGAaaatctgggttttgttttgcaaatgcTCACATTGGGCTTCCATTAAGAAAATAGCAATGCTGGATGTATGTTTAGGAAAATTTATTGTCAAACTATTTTAAAGATGAACTTTTTATGAACcataaaattaaacagatttattcgtttattttaaagtttaaagttacacaagtgaagtgacgcctgttctcagctcattgtgtaaaactactagtagcaaacattttgttatattataattgtttacaatggcagggccgccatcttgttttacaagcacgTTTCACAGTTTGGATTTACTTGCACTTTGAATACAGGTTAACTCCCAGaagaaatgcttgacataaaggCAAGTTTTTAATGGTTCCCTTTTGTCGAAAGGAGGGGAAAAACTAGTCGGATTTGatataataaaatcagattttgtttttaggctttatcacccagccctacttCGCAGCAATCTGTCATGAGCATGCGGGCAagtccaactgagaatctgtggtacAATTTAAAAATCGATGTTTGCTGATTCTCTCCCATCCAACTGAGCGTGAGCAGTAAAGACGTCCTCTGAAAGATTTAAAGCTGTAAATGCCTCAAAATGGGGAATCTGAATGCAAGAAAAATTGCACACGTCTAAGGATTTAGCATGACAAAATGTTCAAGCTGTATAAATACTTAAGCAGATGGCTGTATACTGTAGTTTGTTCTGTGGCTGAACTCTCCCACTGCCCTGCAGGTAAGAGGAGATACGACAGAAAGCAGAGCGGGTACGGTGGGCAGACGAAGCCGATTTTCCGTAAAAAGGTAACGCCCACTTTCCTGTGTGGATTAACGTTTCATTTAAGGAACAGGTTTGAGAGATGTTACTAAAATCATCAAATGTCTTGATTTCAggccaaaacaacaaagaaaattgtTCTGAGGCTCGAGTGTGTGGAACCCAACTGCAGATCCAAGAGAATGCTGGCCATCAAGAGATGCAAGCACTTCGAGTTGGGCGGTGACAAGAAGAGAAAGGTAGGAGTGGGCGTCGCTCAAATGGGAACGTTTGACCCACAAACTGCAAGAATGTtagaaaatgttacataaatgtCACAAGTTTTAGTTTATTCAGTCTTAAACACGAATATAACCAGGCATCAGTCAACAGTTCTAAGTTCAGTTACGTTCAATTTTATATGAAATATTGAATAAGGTCATGAAATATCTGATATTTTTGCAATATTGGCACTGGAGATCAGGCTGATGGGGAGTGGAAGGCAAATTTTACTGGGAATTAATAACGTTAGAGTTGGTGGGTTTTTTACACTCTTTAATGCAATGCCAATATTTGAGGATAAACTAATAGTATCTCAGTTTGAATGACCTGATGTGCTGCTGGTGGACAAGCATAGAAATGCTAAATCGACATCTCTTAAACATTCATGGCTCTAAAACTGTTTCAGTTCCTGGCAAGGTCCCATTTGTTAAAGTTCTGACATCAAGTTActtctttaatgtttaaattgaATCATTTATGAACACATCATATTCAGAATCCAACCAATTAGCTTAAAATAATGTCTAAATATTTGAACAGACGGGGTAAGCTTTAATGCTTTAGATCAACATAATTAAGATCAAGGGAATATTTAAATGAGACGTGTAGAGCTTGAGCTGAGAAGAGCAACGTTCAGCTGAGGAAGGCGGCATTTAGCCGTCAGCCTCTTAGTTTGTAGTTGCAGAATTATACATCGACTTGGTGGTAGTGGGAGAAGCTGAAGGTTATTTATGTATGTTTGTGTTTGGGTTACCTTTGTAAGCTATTCTGTAATCTTATTTAATCGTAGAAAACAGAACTTTAGCAGCTTAAATCTTCTACAGCTGTTGACCTCACAAACTCAGAAGTAATGGTAGAAATGTTGAGGATAAACAGATCATGAAGCGTTTTCACTCATGTTTCCCTCTTTTCTCTTACAGGGCCAGGTCATCCAGTTCTAAGCTGTGGTCCATTCTCATGGAGCCTGTTGTCACTATTTTCAATAAATGTGTTGAAACATACttttggttgcttttttttatttatttattttgttgcctGCTTGTACGTGAAGAATTGAAGCTTTGTCTTGGCAGTGTGTGAAAATGTGTCAACATTTCATGACAATTTTACAatctgttcagaaaaaaaatgtatggacaATTTCTGAGTATCAagattaattacatttttaaaaagtaatcagaatttgtattaaaaaaaaatccacttttaattaaaatctacATTCTTAGACATATCCCCTGAGTTTAAAATGTATCTGCTTTTGTAAGCCGCTGGTTGAAAATCTACAGTCAGATGTACcctgattttaaaaagtaaaaggtccatttcaaagctttttgggtctaaaacactttaaaaccatCAAATATAATCTGTGCTTCAAATAACCTGTCAAAGTGACGGTTGCAGTTCTGAACCGGGGCTAAAATGAATCGGTCTGGATGCCAAATAAGTTGTGAAATGGCCCTTTACCAGACCAGTCCAGAAATGAAGCTGACTTCATACCGATGAGATCTAACTACTGTATCCATACGCTCAAGCTTAACGCCTTGCAGTTGAAACGCTGGAAGGtatcaaaacatttttgctacaGAAATGAGTTAGAGGATGATTTGATCATGTTTAGCAGACGTCTTCCTCCAGTGAGGCCTGTGTTTGCTGATGGGAGTCACTGTCAGCAGAGCGGTTCCTGAAGGGTTTACGTATAAGATCAGTTTGCTCTCCTTAGCCTGGACGCCCATCTCCTTGTACTGGGGCAGGATCAGGGTGACGTTGCACTGGGGGTCGCAGTACTTCCAGCCAGGGACGCTGCTGATGGCAAAGCCCCGCGGACCTCCGATCTCCTGCTTGTTGAGCACGGCGACGGCCAGGCGATTTTTAGACAGAGGTCTCTCCCACACTTCAAAACTATTCCCctacaaaacaaacatgcattAGCCTTCAGAAGATCATTGCTCATCTAAAGCTGAACAGAAGTGCAggtaaagctaaaaaaaaaaaaagtcaccttgGCAGTGCGGTATCCCTGCCTGCCCAGTGGGTCCTGGCTGATCTCTATGATTCGcttgttctgcagcagctgcttcgAACGGGGACAAATGTCCCGCAGATCATTGGACATGAGCAGAGGAGCGGCCATGATGGCCCATAAAGCCATCTGAGACTCCTGCTGGTCATGACTCAGGCCAAAGTTCCCAATTACGAGCTGGAAGAATAGACGAGTGTCATAAATGCACGTCACAGGGATGCCTACATGGTTTTTCATAGAAATCTGCAGTTTTTTGGTATAAATAAACCCACTAAAGTTAAAGGAGTAAGCCATTTATCTCATTTGAAGACTTGTGTTGGAGGAACTGCTTGGTTTGAAAAAATATTCCACATTTAAATCCAAGGAAGATTGTTTAGCAGAAGGAAGTAGAGTACCATATCGGGGTCATTCCAGCCCCCGGGCCCAGCTGAGGGGACAACGGTGTCCTGATGAGAAGCGGTCCAGTCCAGGATGGACTTGACCGAACTCCACGAGTCAAACACGTCATCAAAGTTACGCCAGTGGTTGCACGTCTCACGGATAGCGGTGTAGTTTGGCTGCAAGTGGAGAAAAGGCTCTTTAACATCCCTTTTATaagaactgacttttttttttaagcacctttaaaaaaaagaaatagtaaaTTAAAGATTAATTAATTCACCTTCTGGAAAGGCCACTCGTACAAAGGCCACTCACAGGAGTACAGGATGCTTTTTCCAGTTCTGTTCAAGGCTTTTGACATGTTTATGTAGCCTGAAAACAGAAGATATCCTGTTAGAGAAAAGTCTAATGTAATGAGTCAGAAGTGGTCATTGTCTGAACTTTGAGGCAAGCTGGCAACCAGGACCTCCTAAAATTTCCTTTCCAAATAAGGATTCCTTCTTGGTATTCTTCAATAAGGTGGAGATGTGTAGAGTGCACGACTAATAGACATCATGTTGACACATTTCCACACCTCAGCTGtggatcactgcagctcctccagaggtgcCATGAGCTGTCTGGTCAGTTTAGGTAAATGGTCATGTCTTAGTCGGTgtgctttttacattttcagataaGAGATTAAACGGCGCTCTGTGACACGTTCAAAGCTTAAGCTGTTGTTTTGTAACATAACCTTAACTTCTGTTGGTTTATAGCATGAATTCCCACTAATATACATAGAAGTTGTGGCTTTAACGCAACAAAAGATCAAAAAGCTCCAGGGGATTGAATACTTTTAACAGTAGCAACACGTTTATCTGCAGGTTACTGTTCAATTGCGCATTCATTTAAATTCTGAAACAAATTCCTACCTTCTCCGAGCAAAGTCCACTTCAGGTTACAGCCATCGAATTTAAGCAGGTCCACATCCCAGTCTGCAAACGTCTGAGCATCAGTCTCATAATAACCTAGACTGCCGGGGTATCCAGCACAGGTTTTCTCTCCAACATCTGCATAAATTCCCAGCTTCAGGCCTTTAGAATGgacctgaagaagaaaaacaggcttcttatatttattttccttaaacCAGCAGGTGGCGATGTTACACAGCTAAAAAACCTTTAGCAAAAAAGCGTTTCTTTCCTTTCCTGTTAAACTCTAGGTGAAGGCAGGGTTAGCAGGGTCAGCCCGTCATAATCTGGTTTATTATGAGGAGAATAAACAACACTAAATTAACTCTACGCGGCACAAACACGACGCTTCATTTCCACCCATCTGAAATCTGGACGTCTTCTCTTTAGTTCCCATTATGCAAATAACTGCAGGTTCACTCAATTGAATATCTAATGTGACTATGCAATCACTTTTGTTTCTTGATTTATGTAACGGTGGCAAAGATTTGAAGACTTGGACACAATGCTATACTCATAACTTGGCAATCACCAGAGCCCCACGGGTAAATATCCTGTgctttgcaaaactattcataccctcttgaactttttcacattgcaGCCACAACAGATTTTGTCTGATGTCCACACAATCACATCATTGTCAAGTTGCAGGAAAAGGACACGTagttttcaatatttattttatgattaaaaGCCTGAATAGTGGCATGCGGTTGTATTCCCCCTCCTTTACTCAAATAACCCCAAATAAAACAGAGAGCAAACCACTGCCTTCAAAAATCCCCTTATTTGTGAATACGGTGTAGTTAAATAGCAGCACAGCTACTGTTGTTTTGTGAAGGACTCAGAGGTTTATTAAAGAACACACTGATAAGCAAACATCGTGATGAAGACCAAACAGCACACCAGACTGGTGATTGCCGAGTTATGAGTATAGCATTGTGGCCAAGTTTTCAAATCAtcataaaaacattataaacacaTCGAAACGGTCACTGGTTgggagaccagtaacaaacattaaatttgtATCAAGGAAAACATCATtgcacatcaaatatgttggtcaatgttcctgttattatggaccaaaagcaactctaaacaggtggttttcagtcttgatttaaaggaactcagtgtttaagctgatttttccaaaaaaagtaaaaaacaaagcaactggacttgtttttcgtagttgaagacgttttgcttccactccaggaagctttctcaattcaaaaagtctggagtaatgtggagtaacaagctttatactactgcctaacaaaggccttgtaatggcttagaccaggggtcttcaacagggGGTCCGCGGAGGTACTGCATGGGAGTCGCGAAAGTTTTGGttgattagacatttttttataccctcccccccccccctgcaatttttttccactaattgaaatgtctttaaattgaAATGTCTTTATGCATGATTACATGCAATTGACGGACCAGTCTGatataacacaattttatacaatatatataattaggggCTCCCCGCTCCATCTCGCCATCAGTTTGGGGGTCCTTGGCCTGGAAAACGTTGAAGACCAATGGCTTAGACAACTTGCAAATTCACATCAATTCTCAtcctcatatgggtgatcaaaacatcgctcctttaagccaagccaataacaaccctaacaactcctctttacagaggagtggactaGTTTTCGGTTCAATCTCAATCTCATATTTATAAACAGTGTTGAAAACCATGAATGCacgactttgtgttggtctaccacaAATATTACAACAACTTTGACTGAACTTTATGGttgtaacaaaatgtggaaaaaaagatttaaggCATATAAATACTTTAGCCCAGGATTTTAACATGCTATACAATCACACCCTTGCATGCTGGTCACTCTGCTCCACAAACCTGGTAAGTATTCTAGTATTTCCGCTTGGAAGCACCgggtttctgttttattgcagCTACTCACATAATCGGCCAATTTCTTGATGCCTCCTGGGAATCTTTTGGGGTCTGCCTGCAGGCGGCCTCGGGCGTCGCGCTGGAGCGATGGCCAACAGTCGTCGATGCAAACGTACTCGTAACCGGCCTCTTTCCAGCCCTCCTTCACCATCACGTCGGCCATCTGCATGTACAGACGCTCGCTGCCAAGGCAACAGGAGGAAATGGGCAGGGCTATCAGTTAAGATGCAAGCACCGAGATTCGTACTTGATATGAAAACatggctaaaaaaacaaaacaaatatgtgtgtcaaaaaaaaaacagcatcgtAAAACAGCGTTACAGGATGCTGTCACAAATCATGAAGTAATACGGTTATCAGGATTCAGCCATGACACTGACTTTAAGGGCTGCTttggctgaatataaatgttcTGGGTGGAATATGATGCATGCATTAGTCACAAAAGAGGGCAATTTATCACAATCTACTTTTAGCAAAGGCAAATATTTACCTATAAAAAGGAAAGATGAATAAATCCATCATGAGAAAATGTAAACGGGAAATAAAGCGTTTGGCAGATTAGATAATGATGAGGGATGTAATGAAAGCAGAATGGCATGTGTTAATTATACGTTGTTTGTGCAGCGTGTTACTGTACTCACAAAGTCTAGTTCAAACATTGCTCATTaagataatgtttttttgtttgacaaTAACCACACAAAGAAACATTATGGCACAATCTATTCTGCCAGTATCTGGGTCCTGCAGCACTCAGCAGTGATACCCCACAAATCTGTAAATTCATTCGAGAagcaacctaaaaaaaaaagcattttaaagatAATACAAAGTCAAAATAGATTCTGtacaagcaaaaaaagaaaaagaaaaaaaagcatcagaaTCCAAATAATATGGTGccttttaaaatatgaatactCATTGAACACAAACTTCAAAgggttttattgggattttatcaGATGAATattaagtgaaaggaaaatgcatggttttcaaatcttttgaaaatatatCTAAAGattgtggcatgcatttgttttcagcgcCCTTTACTCTAACACCCATAAATAAGCTCCAGTGTGACCAACCGCGTCCGGAAGTCACTTATCTGCTAACTAGAGTCCACCTGtgagaacaaacagcaccatgaagacccaaaaaaaaaacctgcagcagacaggtcagggacaaagttatAGAGgggtttaaagcagagttaagTAAAAAACAATGTCATAAACTTTcaacaataaagaatcttttaTAGTCAAATGCCTGATGGAAGAGGGTCAAATAGCGCATTGACgggggtgggtgggatcagtggcaatgagtctggcccttctctggacttgTACTGCATAAACTGAGTCCTGTTCtggcagacggcatcccacaatcccctgcactgTTCTCGTCACCCATGCTAAGTCCTTCATCTCcttcactgtgcagctcccataccacacagttatgctgagacataaaacactttctatggtagctctgtagaagaTTTTTAGtagtttagtggaaagtccagtccttttcagttttctgaggaaGAAGAACCATTGTTGGGCCTTTTTCACCAGGTGAGAGGTGTTCACAACCCAGGAGATGTCGGGGAAGATGTGAATGCacaggaacctaatgctgtccactcgctccaccacctccacctgcatgtagagaggagcgtgttcagcCCTCCTGGGCCTGctgtagtctattattaccGCCTTAGTTTTGCTGGGGTTCAGGATGAgattgttcctggagcaccacttgctgacctcatccctgtagagcaggggtgtaaaactaatttctatatggggccactttggcatcatgaagtaattaaaagggccggttgcacgtgtatagacgatacttttcatttcgtaatttcattccagttcacatagaagtataaaacatgcacagtaacatgaaagtagcaaccttaggcccagtttatacagtttatctgcaaaaaaagttgatattggggtgagttacacttacaggaggcaccattttagccactttatacactttaaaaggatatatgcctctactttatgacatgataggcctttttttttggctcttgagggccggataatctaccttgacgggccggatttggcccgcgggccttgagtttgacacctgtgctgtAGAGGGACTCGTCATTGTTGGAGAGGAAACCGCAAAcctcaccactgtgtttgtggggtggatagcagaacagtcctgggtgaaaagggtgaagagagcagggatgaggacacaaccctgtggcGTTCCTGTGTTGAAGATCAGTGAAGCAGATGtgcgtttccctatcctcaccacctggagcctgttggtgaggaaatCATTGatgcaggagcagagaggtgtggagaatcccatgttgtggagcttcagagccagcatgtctgggagccccgtgttgaaggctgagctgaagtccacgaagagcatcctaacataggtgtcGTCTCTGATCGGGAACTTAAAGTTTTTATGGAACTTGGGGAGCACAGCTTCAAATTCAACAGCATCTCCCAGAGCGCTGctcaatccatccatctgaaaatggagggctagctgcaaacctaccaagacatgaccGTCCACCTGAACTAACTGGATGGGCAGAAGTACCCACGGgatccatggtaactctggaggagctgcagtgatccaCAGTGCAGGTGAGAAAGTCTATCAACGAATCTGTGGGGCAGAACCTGGACGACGCATCACCCTAAATAATTCGACATGGCGGTGATGCATAAGTCAACTGGCCTCGGATCAAAATCTGCCAATTTTTCAGCTCCATTTtatgaaatatattaaaaccAAGAATACTAACAACCATCAATAAGTCCGTCAACAGAGACCATGTACTCTGATTTGGGATGGGTTattctatctatccatccatctatacacacacacacacacacatacatatatatatatatatatatatatatacatatatatatatacatatatatatatatatacatatatatatatacacatatatatatacacacatatatatatacacatatatatatatatacacacatatatatatatatacacacatatatatatatatatatatatatatatatatatatatatatatatatatatatatatatatatatatatttaggttAAACCTCTCTCTGATCTTGCCTCTTAATACTActtgttttgttcagttttacAAAAAGCAACCAACCAACCATAAGCGCCTCTCTGCAAATGGTGCAAATCCCATAAATAACTTGTTGAATGGAGACTAATTCCAACAGAGAAGCTGAATATCTGCTACTATTTGAATGACACCCATGTGTAGATCCGGTCAAACTACAGTGTAAAGGAATAAAACCGCCCCGTGGAGGTTTGATATATGCAGACTGGTCTTTAATCGCCGGCTTGCTCTGCAGCGCTGAAGGGACAGCGGTGGTGTCTGCTCTCTCCTACCTGATGCAGTTGTCGGGGTCTGTGTCACAGTCGGTGTTACACATGAACCTCTCCCAGTGCAACCAGCCCATGGTGGGTTTCAGAGCCAGCCCGTTGTCCAGCGCTTCAGAAGCGGGACTCATTAAACTCAAAGACACGACGAGCAACACTGTTTTACTCATTTTTgccttcttttttgtttttttaagcagcGGGAACTGCAGACTTGGACGCCGCTGTTGTTGTGTCTCGCACCTATTTCCTCGTATGAAACACGGTTGACCCGCCTCCTCCGAATGATTGATAATCCTCTGGACCAATAGGATCAAAATGCGCCCGCAGCTGGCCAATGGCGCACCGCGTCGCTAAGAATCTGCCACCAGCAAACGAGGAAGATCTCACCGTTCAAGTCAGGTGAGCTATGGGGGGTCAGGTGACAGATCTCATGATCTCAtgataaacaacagaaaacagaatcaTTGTTAATTGCAGTAAATCCATAACTGTCTGGGGCGTTTTTGGAAACTAGTTTTGTCCCCACCAAAATACAAAGCCATATAAAATGCTGATAAATCTCATTGTTTCGTTTAGGTAAAGTCGCATTAATATTTCTGGATGAAACTAGATGAATAAATGTTTAGCTGGACGACTTGGCTAGACTTTAACACGGCTATCTTCACGGAGAAGCAATGTTTCATTCTTCATGAAAGTGCTAAGGATGTGCTGGAAAAGGATGTACTGCCCCCTGTGGTTTGGCTTTGTGCGTcgaaaccactgagctatataatacactggagtgctgattttgccgaaaaactgaagtcactggccgccatcttgctcctccctactctcacagaatcccacaggatttgtttgcaacaacaagcagttttctgactgAGTGAAAACGtacacaggtaattttacagtcagtggatgtactaacagtaTCAACTACTagaaaattaggtgctgaaatattttacatgtcattcatattagatatatatatatatatatgtatatataagtatgtgtatatgtatatatgtatatatatgtatacacatgtaaatatatgtttttgtatattgttatttatatatttataaatgttaaacatatatatttaaataaataaaatgcaacatatttcatatttcaatattgactttctcagtacttgatatttttagaacataacataaaactatatggcatttgacattttaaaagttttaagctccccctgaacatgagaaaatcctcgttattcgatgctgtagcgcacatattccttagttactggggggaaatagggagtaccaatatggcggctggtggcttcaaagcgactcgttctaacagacggtgattagcactccagtgtattatatagctcagtgatcgAAACGCGTAACAAAGCATAAAGAGCTCAGAGTCAAGACTCAGATACATCATTTACTTCATCATACcatatcatatttatttattaagcacTTAAAATTCAACATAGCAGCTGTACAAATATAAAAccaaagaacaataaaatagtaaaacaaaaatgactAAATAGAAAACTGTTCCTGAGTCTGTTGATTTTGGCGAACATTCCTCTGTAGCACGAGCAGGG is a window encoding:
- the rpl36a gene encoding 60S ribosomal protein L36a produces the protein MVNVPKTRRTYCKKCKKHQPHKVTQYKKGKDSLYAQGKRRYDRKQSGYGGQTKPIFRKKAKTTKKIVLRLECVEPNCRSKRMLAIKRCKHFELGGDKKRKGQVIQF
- the gla gene encoding alpha-galactosidase A, producing the protein MSKTVLLVVSLSLMSPASEALDNGLALKPTMGWLHWERFMCNTDCDTDPDNCISERLYMQMADVMVKEGWKEAGYEYVCIDDCWPSLQRDARGRLQADPKRFPGGIKKLADYVHSKGLKLGIYADVGEKTCAGYPGSLGYYETDAQTFADWDVDLLKFDGCNLKWTLLGEGYINMSKALNRTGKSILYSCEWPLYEWPFQKPNYTAIRETCNHWRNFDDVFDSWSSVKSILDWTASHQDTVVPSAGPGGWNDPDMLVIGNFGLSHDQQESQMALWAIMAAPLLMSNDLRDICPRSKQLLQNKRIIEISQDPLGRQGYRTAKGNSFEVWERPLSKNRLAVAVLNKQEIGGPRGFAISSVPGWKYCDPQCNVTLILPQYKEMGVQAKESKLILYVNPSGTALLTVTPISKHRPHWRKTSAKHDQIIL